A single region of the Sphaeramia orbicularis chromosome 6, fSphaOr1.1, whole genome shotgun sequence genome encodes:
- the pidd1 gene encoding p53-induced death domain-containing protein 1 has translation MERSSEEEAAVDEEDGEQAPNRIMRSDESAWNPGRKTPKGGLSDPSTDTLTLRLWKLLQDKCEMKPTPNDMISEDRGEALEPDRDDSSLTLSVSPLPSSSSSSTTSCSNHQKKFSSSSSTSSSSFLSLSPPLPPSVELSAVLTGTRLTLDVYKCGASALPLLWRSVPEQLKGLQYLRLGSEDKPGLDGALDVLPYLTKLCSLSIRGHRFYNTEGDPLPGLLTTLPSSISSLSLLVDLDLSFNQLTSLPPCLFSLPVLSTLLLCHNHLSALPSDIDQMASLTYLSLMGNQLDSLPPSLGQLKALQRLDVSYNLLQQLPDEIGSLGKLVTLELSHNKLKQLPETMGSLLSLRELIIYSNDLRLIPDSLNTLPLLKINVRDNPLGRPPTPPPLPPPTPAQEIPRIPELHLRFNQHSFCVSSAGCHVFIPGGAELIFPPGCLVTPTRLQWMEKRPDRKWVWLEEHDILLSCPLELRPHGITFLKPVEVCVPYRRRKKREVIIRKFDGHSWSSLPTVLRRGSPNHSSHPRGRPARLACCSVSQFSWFMAVSCPVKDTCSVTPAGALLVSSSDPGVKLHFPPNSTVQVRTITLQVLQVSESEVQTLCGDPQARVSPLLCLSQTPSMHFLQPIKVQIPLPSGVTGHSVDESCLHLFHGDPAAQTWTDITSQVSLYVTQLYAIFYITHFSWYWLWYTTQRCVSGVVRKVYQRLKQFKVQFLVLQRKTDPSQVLLQCLPANKVEGQVQSLLEQYDGPQPSDFCDLLEGEQFFAGFERGLDISADRPDCVGGRLCFVFYSSLKNLKEVYISPEEGQKGPVRGQVSFYRGEVPENLPEEVARKRKGHDNQWLATLPLKLPALNSEKNYIREELHCPLNLGDPESGYLTEANLLSISLQIGEDWRVIGLNLGLSYEDLARLKYKNRDDLGALVLDMLFHWARGQRDAGSGSVSRLVAAMKDSGRTDLAEEIEDIVSIGRTKYEESLRRVGLEAESSSLSETQQ, from the exons ATGGAGAGGAGCAGTGAAGAAGAGGCAGCTGTGGATGAAGAGGATGGAGAACAGGCACCCAACAGGATCATGAGGTCAGATGAGTCTGCATGGAACCCAGGAAGGAAAACCCCCAAAGGTGGCCTGTCAGACCCTTCCACTGATACTCTGACACTCAGACTGTGGAAGCTGCTTCAAGATAAATGTGAGATGAAGCCCACACCTAATGATATGATTTCTGAAGACCGAGGAGAGGCTTTGGAGCCTGACAGAGATGACAGCTCACTTACACTCTCTGTATCTCCtttaccctcctcctcctcctcctccactacaTCCTGCAGTAATCATCAGAAAAAgttttcttcatcttcctcaacatcctcctcctcattcctGTCACTGTCTCCCCCTTTGCCTCCTTCGGTGGAGCTCTCAGCTGTGTTGACTGGCACTAGGCTGACTCTGGATGTGTACAAATGTGGAGCATCAGCGCTGCCTTTGCTCTGGAGGTCCGTCCCAGAGCAGCTGAAAGGCCTCCAGTACCTGAGACTGGGCTCTGAGGATAAACCAGGGCTGGATGGTGCTTTGGACGTCCTTCCCTATTTGACCAAGTTGTGCTCGCTGTCTATTCGAG GACACAGGTTTTACAACACAGAAGGTGACCCCCTGCCAGGCCTCCTCACCACTTTACCCAGCTCCATTTCCTCCCTTTCTCTCCTGGTGGACCTCGATCTCTCCTTCAACCAGCTTACCTCTCTGCCACCCTGCCTGTTCAGCCTGCCTGTATTGTCCACCTTGCTGCTCTGTCACAACCACCTCTCAGCTCTGCCCTCTGATATCGACCAGATGGCCTCCCTCACCTACCTCTCCCTTATGGGGAACCAGCTGGACTCTCTGCCCCCAAGTCTAGGTCAGCTGAAAGCACTGCAGAGACTAGATGTTTCATATAACCTCCTGCAGCAGCTACCTGATGAAATTGGCTCTCTGGGGAAGCTTGTTACGCTGGAGTTGTCCCACAACAAACTAAAGCAGCTGCCAGAGACTATGG GCTCTCTCCTGTCCCTCAGGGAACTTATTATCTACAGCAATGACCTGCGTCTGATCCCAGACTCTCTGAACACACTGCCTCTGCTGAAAATAAATGTGCGTGACAACCCTTTGGGACGCCCACCGAcaccccctcctctccctcctcctacACCAG CTCAAGAAATACCCAGAATTCCAGAGCTGCATCTCAGATTTAATCAGCACAG TTTCTGTGTTTCGTCTGCTGGGTGTCATGTGTTCATCCCAGGGGGGGCTGAGCTGATTTTCCCCCCGGGGTGCCTGGTGACACCCACCAGACTGCAATGGATGGAGAAGAGGCCAGACAGGAAGTGGGTGTGGCTAGAGGAGCATGACATCCTGTTGAGTTGTCCACTGGAACTTCGTCCACATGGAATTACGTTTTTAAAG CCTGTGGAGGTGTGTGTACCATATCGGCGGAGAAAGAAAAGGGAGGTAATCATAAGGAAGTTTGATGGACATTCATGGAGCAGTTTGCCCACTGTCTTAAGGAGAGGAAGTCCTAACCATAGCAGTCACCCAAGAGGACGTCCAGCCCGG CTGGCCTGCTGCTCAGTGAGCCAGTTCTCCTGGTTTATGGCAGTGTCCTGTCCAGTGAAGGACACATGCTCTGTTACACCAGCTGGGGCGCTGCTGGTGTCCAGTTCTGACCCTGGAGTTAAGCTCCACTTCCCTCCTAACTCCACAGTCCAAGTTCGCACTATAACTTTACAG GTGCTACAGGTGTCTGAGTCAGAGGTACAGACACTATGTGGTGATCCTCAGGCGAGGGTCAgccctctcctctgtctctcacAGACTCCCAGTATGCATTTCCTGCAACCCATCAAAGTCCAGATCCCTCTGCCATCTGGAGTAACAG GTCATTCAGTTGATGAGTCCTGTTTGCATCTGTTCCATGGAGACCCCGCTGCCCAAACCTGGACTGACATCACATCTCAAGTATCTCTTTATGTCACTCAGTTGTATGCAATTTTCTACATTACACATTTCTCCTG GTACTGGCTGTGGTATACCACCCAGCGCTGTGTTAGTGGGGTTGTCAGGAAGGTCTACCAACGGCTCAAACAGTTTAAAGTCCAATTCCTCGTCCTCCAGAGGAAGACTGATCCTTCACAAGTGCTTCTTCAGTGTTTACCTGCTAACAAG GTGGAAGGTCAAGTGCAGTCCTTATTGGAGCAGTATGACGGACCCCAGCCCTCAGATTTCTGTGACCTGTTGGAGGGAGAGCAGTTCTTTGCTGGTTTTGAAAGAGGCTTAGACATCAGCGCAG ACAGACCAGATTGTGTAGGAGGACGGCTGTGCTTTGTGTTCTACTCCAGCCTGAAGAATCTAAAGGAAGTATATATATCTCCAGAAGAGGGTCAGAAGGGGCCTGTGAGGGGACAG GTGTCTTTTTATAGAGGGGAAGTTCCTGAAAATTTGCCGGAGGAAGTGGCGAGAAAAAGGAAAGGACATGACAACCAGTGGCTCGCAACTTTACCGCTAAAACTTCCT GCTCTAAACTCAGAAAAGAATTACATCAGGGAAGAGCTCCACTGTCCTCTGAACCTGGGTGACCCCGAGAGTGGCTATCTGACTGAAGCCAACCTGCTGTCCATCTCTCTCCAGATTGGAGAGGACTGGCGTGTTATTGGCTTGAATCTTGGCCTGAGCTACGAGGACTTGGCTCGCCTCAAGTACAAAAATAG GGATGACCTGGGTGCCTTGGTTCTGGACATGCTGTTCCACTGGGCTCGAGGACAGAGGGATGCTGGTTCTGGATCCGTGTCGAGGCTTGTGGCTGCAATGAAAGACAGCGGCAGAACAGACCTGGCAGAGGAAATCGAGGATATTGTCAGTATTGGAAGGACAAAGTATGAGGAGTCGCTGAGGAGAGTTGGCCTGGAGGCAGAGAGCTCCTCCCTCAGTGAAACACAGCAGTAG